A genomic region of Seriola aureovittata isolate HTS-2021-v1 ecotype China chromosome 21, ASM2101889v1, whole genome shotgun sequence contains the following coding sequences:
- the nrap gene encoding nebulin-related-anchoring protein isoform X1 — MQSCARCGFVVYPAEKINCIDQNWHKACFHCDVCKMVLTANNFVSHKKRPYCSVHNPRNNTFTSVYETPININAKKQTKASSEAFHSQSEFSQQQQTWYSGMVTSQEIVTMSQAQRAVSDVKYTEEYEQSKGKGSFPAMITPGYQAAKNANTLASNLEYKKGHEERVSKYTTFVDPPEVILAKKQGQIVSDYAYTEEYEQQRGKGSFPAHLTPGYKMSKKASEQASDIKYRQMYEQEMKGKASTEAAVAEAVHARENAENFSQIAYTEEYEQQRGKGSFPAMITPGYYLAKKAQENASNLKYRKDLSKMKGTSHFHSLTSEDNLALKNARKINKLVSEVEYKKDLENTKGHSINFCETPQFQNAAKVAKFTSDNKYKEKYTSNMRGHYEDSGIDKKTMHAMKARKLASDISYKQGCEQEQGEYNYPATLTPGYQSQRKLDPLKDKNYRQHIDQVKYSPVTDTPEIILAKKNAQLVSNLNYKAGYEKTKHQYTLSQDLPQIQKAKANAALCSDIKYKEEWEKSKSKACDIGMDDLSIKAAKASRDLASDIKYKEIYMKNKEKAVGVNMSDSKTLHSLQVAKMNSDIEYKKGSKESQAQFTLPMDMVNLSHAKKAQALASDLEYRTKLHEYTVMPDDIKVQQAKKAYSLQSENQYRSDLNWMKGVGWEAEGCLNITQAKKAGDLLSDTKYRQKADSIKFTQVADDLSIKHAKKSQELQSDLVYKANTEQIIHQYTMTKDEPLFRQAKANAELLSGKVYRSNWEKQREKGFELSLDSLAILTAKAKRDLASDVKYKEKYEKNKGKVIGIKSVSDDSQMAHSALATKLQSDRHYKKNYEDTKTKYSVSLDMMNISHAKKAQDLATETNYRTFLHEYTTLPTDMNVAWAKKAYGLQSDKQYRSDLNWMKGVGWEASKSLDVQQAKKAGELVSEKKYRQDVSALRFTSVENTPEMVQAKLSNKLAIDRLYREKGENLKHNYTLSGELPEMVQAKLNAMNISESHYKESWTKIRDGGYKLRLDAIPFQSAKASAEILSDQKYKEEFEKTKGKMIGLKGLQDDLNIAHSVHASKLQSDIKYKQDSAKELSKVHLSMDMMEVAHAKKAQSLVSEQDYRLTLHQYTSLPDDMKVQAAKRAYALQSENVYRSDLNYLRGAAWIATGALQIEGSKRATDLISDKNYRQQPYNFKHTSVADSPDIVHAKLSGQITNERLYKEKGVNDQHNYTITTERPEITQAKINAANFSEIKYRESWHTLRAQGYKLTMQDIPFQAAKSSTGIASDYQYKHNHLLEKGKHIGVKSVLEDPRLLHCLQAGRLASDQEYRKDALTASGQYHLTPDMINLVTAKNAQALASDQDYRKRLHEYTVLPDDMKVKWAKKAYDLQSEKLYKSDLSFMKGVAWDGVGAPQLESAKKAGELISDKKYRQLPGHLKFTSVADSPDIVHAKTSYQQCSERLYKSGKNDDMHKYTLHSDDPDFVRAKMNAQQISDKVYKASGEQVKTSGYDLRLDAIPFQTAKTSREIASDFRYKESHLKEKGQQVGLRCVEDDPKMVHSLAASKLQSNLEYKRQSKEERGQYKIHADQPEFLQAKKSQAQASDLSYRHKLHDYTCDPEQLNVKHAKQAYKLQSDVNYKSDLNWIRGVGWTPPGSHKAELARRAAELGLAEGVSTDEAIAKYQHMMMVYHQQQMEQQQQQMSEQAETSEEIQQGVNMDAMEVLHVKRKKTIQTVQKKSTSSTTTSFRSMEKKSSTSSSSSSAALQNTVRTSMSSKAAAIEDA, encoded by the exons ATGCAGTCCTGTGCCAGGTGTGGGTTTGTGGTCTACCCCGCTGAGAAGATCAACTGCATTGACCAG AACTGGCACAAAGCGTGTTTTCACTGCGATGTCTGTAAGATGGTTCTCACCGCCAACAACTTTGTCAGCCACAAGAAGAGGCCATACTGCTCCGT ACACAATCCGAGGAACAACACATTCACAAGTGTCTATGAGACGCCCATCAACATCAATGCGAAGAAGCAAACCAAGGCGAGCAGTGAG GCCTTTCATTCTCAGTCTGAgttctcacagcagcagcagacatggTATTCAGGCATGGTGACCAGCCAGGAGATAGTAACAATGTCTCAGGCACAGAGGGCCGTCAGTGAT GTGAAGTACACAGAGGAGTATGAGCAGTCCAAAGGAAAAGGCAGCTTCCCTGCCATGATCACACCAGGTTACCAGGCTGCTAAGAACGCCAACACCTTGGCCAGTAAT ctggaATATAAAAAGGGACATGAGGAGAGAGTTTCCAAGTACACCACATTTGTTGACCCCCCAGAGGTGATTCTGGCCAAGAAACAAGGACAAATTGTCAGCGAT TATGCATATACAGAAGAGtatgagcagcagagaggcaaaGGCAGTTTCCCTGCACATCTTACACCTGGATACAAGATGTCAAAGAAAGCCAGTGAGCAGGCCAGTGAT ATAAAGTATCGTCAGATGTATGAACAGGAGATGAAGGGTAAAGCCAGCACCGAGGCTGCAGTAGCTGAAGCAGTTCACGCCAGAGAAAATGCAGAGAACTTCAGCCAG ATTGCATATACTGAGGAGTATGAGCAGCAACGAGGCAAAGGAAGCTTCCCTGCAATGATCACTCCTGGTTATTATCTGGCAAAAAAGGCCCAGGAAAATGCAAGTAAT CTGAAATACAGAAAGGACTTAAGCAAGATGAAGGGCACCTCGCATTTCCACAGCTTGACATCCGAGGACAACCTGGCTCTGAAGAATGCCCGCAAGATCAACAAGCTTGTCAGTGAG GTGGAGTATAAGAAGGACTTGGAGAACACCAAAGGCCACAGCATCAATTTCTGTgagacaccacagtttcaaaATGCTGCTAAAGTTGCAAAGTTCACCAGTGAT AACAAGTACAAAGAGAAGTACACCAGCAATATGAGGGGCCACTATGAAGACTCAGGAATTGATAAGAAGACCATGCATGCCATGAAAGCCAGGAAGCTGGCGAGTGAT ATTTCTTACAAACAAGGCTGTGAGCAGGAGCAGGGTGAATACAACTACCCAGCCACCCTCACACCAGGTTACCAAAGCCAAAGGAAACTGGACCCACTCAAAGAC AAGAACTACAGGCAACATATTGACCAGGTCAAGTACAGTCCAGTGACAGACACGCCTGAGATTATTCTAGCAAAGAAAAACGCTCAGCTTGTCAGCAAT CTGAATTACAAAGCAGGCTATGAAAAGACGAAGCACCAGTACACACTGTCCCAGGATCTGCCCCAAATCCAAAAGGCCAAAGCCAACGCTGCTTTGTGCAGCGAT ATTAAATATAAAGAGGAGTGGGAAAAATCCAAGTCTAAAGCCTGCGACATCGGCATGGACGACCTGAGTATCAAAGCAGCCAAAGCTTCTCGAGACCTCGCCAGTGAT ATTAAATACAAAGAGATCTACATGAAGAACAAGGAAAAGGCAGTGGGGGTCAACATGAGCGACTCCAAGACTCTGCACTCTCTTCAAGTGGCCAAGATGAACAGCGAT ATTGAATACAAGAAGGGCTCCAAGGAGAGCCAGGCTCAGTTCACCCTCCCTATGGACATGGTCAACCTGAGCCACGCCAAAAAGGCTCAAGCCCTCGCCAGTGACCTGGAATATCGCACGAAGCTCCACGAGTACACCGTCATGCCGGATGACATCAAGGTCCAGCAGGCCAAAAAGGCGTATTCCCTTCAAAGCGAG AACCAGTATCGTTCAGACCTGAACTGGATGAAAGGAGTGGGCTGGGAGGCTGAAGGATGTCTGAACATAACCCAGGCCAAGAAAGCTGGAGATCTGCTTAGTGAT ACCAAATACCGTCAGAAGGCAGACAGCATCAAGTTCACCCAGGTGGCGGATGATCTCTCCATCAAACACGCCAAGAAGAGCCAGGAGCTGCAGAGCGAC CTGGTGTACAaggcaaacacagagcagatcATACACCAGTACACCATGACAAAGGACGAGCCTCTCTTCAGACAAGCCAAGGCTAATGCTGAGCTTCTCAGCGGG aaagtGTACAGGAGCAACTgggagaagcagagggagaagggCTTTGAGCTGAGTTTGGACTCTCTCGCTATACTCACCGCCAAAGCTAAGAGGGACCTGGCCAGTGAT GTGAAATACAAGGAGAAgtatgagaaaaacaaaggcaAGGTGATCGGTATTAAGTCAGTCAGCGACGACTCTCAGATGGCCCACTCTGCTCTGGCCACCAAACTACAGAGTGACCGCCACTACAAGAAGAACTACGAGGACACAAAGACCAAATACAG TGTTTCTCTGGACATGATGAACATCAGCCATGCCAAGAAGGCTCAAGACCTGGCAACCGAGACCAACTACAGGACTTTCCTCCATGAGTACACCACGCTGCCAACTGACATGAATGTTGCCTGGGCTAAGAAGGCCTATGGACTACAGAGCGAT AAACAGTACAGGTCAGATCTGAACTGGATGAAGGGCGTCGGCTGGGAGGCCTCAAAATCTCTGGACGTCCAGCAGGCCAAGAAAGCCGGAGAACTCGTCAGCGAG AAAAAGTACCGCCAGGATGTGAGCGCTCTGAGGTTTACCAGTGTTGAAAACACTCCGGAGATGGTCCAAGCCAAACTCAGCAACAAACTGGCCATTGAT AGGTTGTACAGGGAGAAGGGTGAAAACTTGAAGCACAACTACACGCTCAGTGGAGAGCTGCCGGAGATGGTGCAGGCCAAGCTCAATGCTATGAACATCAGTGAG AGCCATTACAAGGAATCCTGGACCAAGATACGTGATGGTGGTTACAAGCTGCGTCTGGATGCCATTCCTTTCCAGTCTGCCAAAGCATCTGCAGAGATCCTCAGCGAT CAAAAGTACAAAGAGGAGTTTGAGAAGACTAAAGGGAAGATGATCGGACTTAAGGGACTACAGGATGATTTGAACATTGCTCACTCGGTCCACGCCAGCAAGCTACAGAGCGAC ATTAAGTACAAGCAGGATTCAGCGAAGGAGCTCTCAAAGGTCCACCTGTCCATGGACATGATGGAGGTCGCCCATGCTAAAAAGGCCCAGTCGCTGGTCAGCGAGCAGGACTACAGACTCACCCTGCATCAGTACACCTCCCTGCCCGATGACATGAAGGTGCAGGCGGCCAAGAGAGCGTACGCCCTCCAGAGCGAG AATGTGTATCGCTCTGACCTGAACTACCTGCGTGGTGCCGCCTGGATCGCCACTGGGGCTCTGCAGATTGAAGGCTCCAAGAGGGCCACAGACCTCATCAGTGAT AAAAATTACCGCCAGCAGCCGTACAACTTCAAGCACACCTCTGTCGCTGACTCTCCAGATATCGTCCACGCCAAACTCAGTGGACAGATCACAAATGAA CGTTTGTACAAAGAGAAGGGGGTGAATGACCAACACAACTACACTATAACAACTGAGAGACCAGAGATTACACAAGCAAAGATCAATGCAGCCAACTTTAGCGAG atcAAGTACAGAGAGTCCTGGCACACCCTGAGGGCTCAGGGCTACAAACTCACCATGCAGGACATCCCCTTCCAGGCTGCCAAGAGCTCCACAGGCATCGCCAGTGAT TACCAGTACAAACACAACCACCTGCTGGAAAAGGGGAAACACATTGGTGTCAAGAGCGTCTTGGAAGACCCACGTCTCCTGCACTGCCTGCAGGCGGGCCGGCTGGCCAGCGACCAGGAATACCGCAAGGACGCACTGACAGCCAGCGGTCAGTACCACCTCACCCCAGACATGATTAATCTGGTGACGGCTAAGAACGCCCAGGCCCTGGCCAGCGATCAGGACTACAGGAAGAGGCTGCATGAGTACACAGTGCTTCCTGATGACATGAAAGTCAAGTGGGCCAAAAAGGCTTACGACCTGCAGAGTGAG AAACTCTACAAGTCAGACCTCAGTTTCATGAAGGGAGTGGCCTGGGACGGAGTGGGTGCACCTCAGCTGGAGTCGGCCAAAAAGGCTGGAGAACTTATCAGTGAT AAGAAGTACCGTCAGCTGCCTGGCCATCTGAAGTTCACCTCAGTGGCTGACTCTCCTGATATTGTCCATGCCAAGACGAGCTATCAACAGTGCAGTGAG AGGCTGTACAAATCTGGAAAGAATGATGACATGCATAAGTACACCTTACACTCAGATGATCCGGACTTTGTTCGAGCCAAGATGAATGCCCAGCAGATTAGTGAT AAAGTTTACAAGGCGTCTGGGGAGCAGGTAAAGACATCAGGCTATGACCTGAGGCTCGACGCCATTCCTTTCCAAACTGCCAAGACCTCCAGAGAAATCGCCAGTGAC TTCCGTTACAAGGAGTCCCATCTGAAAGAGAAGGGCCAACAGGTGGGGCTGCGCTGTGTGGAGGACGACCCTAAGATGGTGCACTCTCTGGCAGCCAGCAAGCTCCAGAGCAACCTGGAGTATAAACGTCAGTCCAAGGAGGAGCGCGGCCAGTACAAGATCCATGCTGACCAGCCTGAGTTTCTGCAGGCCAAGAAGAGTCAGGCGCAGGCCAGTGACCTCTCCTACCGCCACAAGCTCCACGACTACACCTGCGACCCCGAGCAGCTCAATGTCAAGCATGCCAAGCAGGCCTACAAGCTGCAGAGTGAT GTGAACTACAAATCAGACCTGAACTGGATCAGGGGAGTGGGCTGGACCCCTCCCGGCTCCCACAAGGCCGAGCTTGCCCGCCGGGCTGCAGAGCTGGGACTGGCCGAGGGAGTTAGCACTGACGAGGCTATCGCAAAGTACCAGCACATGATGATG GTGTATCACCAGCAGCagatggagcagcagcagcagcagatgtcaGAGCAGGCGGAGACGAGCGAGGAAATTCAACAAGGTGTCAACATGGACGCCATGGAGGTCCTTCACGTCAAGAGGAAGAAGACCATTCAGACCGTACAGAAAAAGTCAACCAGCAGCACCACAACCTCATTCAGATCCATGGAGAAGAAGTCCAGCACCAGCTCGTCCTCCTCGTCGGCTGCCCTCCAGAACACAGTCAGGACGTCTATGTCTAGTAAAGCTGCTGCGATAGAAGACGCATAG
- the nrap gene encoding nebulin-related-anchoring protein isoform X3 yields the protein MQSCARCGFVVYPAEKINCIDQNWHKACFHCDVCKMVLTANNFVSHKKRPYCSVHNPRNNTFTSVYETPININAKKQTKASSELKYREDGERFMSTFHYDMRSMELEKALLAKQMASQAFHSQSEFSQQQQTWYSGMVTSQEIVTMSQAQRAVSDVKYTEEYEQSKGKGSFPAMITPGYQAAKNANTLASNLEYKKGHEERVSKYTTFVDPPEVILAKKQGQIVSDYAYTEEYEQQRGKGSFPAHLTPGYKMSKKASEQASDIKYRQMYEQEMKGKASTEAAVAEAVHARENAENFSQIAYTEEYEQQRGKGSFPAMITPGYYLAKKAQENASNLKYRKDLSKMKGTSHFHSLTSEDNLALKNARKINKLVSEVEYKKDLENTKGHSINFCETPQFQNAAKVAKFTSDNKYKEKYTSNMRGHYEDSGIDKKTMHAMKARKLASDISYKQGCEQEQGEYNYPATLTPGYQSQRKLDPLKDKNYRQHIDQVKYSPVTDTPEIILAKKNAQLVSNLNYKAGYEKTKHQYTLSQDLPQIQKAKANAALCSDIKYKEEWEKSKSKACDIGMDDLSIKAAKASRDLASDIKYKEIYMKNKEKAVGVNMSDSKTLHSLQVAKMNSDIEYKKGSKESQAQFTLPMDMVNLSHAKKAQALASDLEYRTKLHEYTVMPDDIKVQQAKKAYSLQSENQYRSDLNWMKGVGWEAEGCLNITQAKKAGDLLSDTKYRQKADSIKFTQVADDLSIKHAKKSQELQSDLVYKANTEQIIHQYTMTKDEPLFRQAKANAELLSGKVYRSNWEKQREKGFELSLDSLAILTAKAKRDLASDVKYKEKYEKNKGKVIGIKSVSDDSQMAHSALATKLQSDRHYKKNYEDTKTKYSVSLDMMNISHAKKAQDLATETNYRTFLHEYTTLPTDMNVAWAKKAYGLQSDKQYRSDLNWMKGVGWEASKSLDVQQAKKAGELVSEKKYRQDVSALRFTSVENTPEMVQAKLSNKLAIDRLYREKGENLKHNYTLSGELPEMVQAKLNAMNISESHYKESWTKIRDGGYKLRLDAIPFQSAKASAEILSDQKYKEEFEKTKGKMIGLKGLQDDLNIAHSVHASKLQSDIKYKQDSAKELSKVHLSMDMMEVAHAKKAQSLVSEQDYRLTLHQYTSLPDDMKVQAAKRAYALQSENVYRSDLNYLRGAAWIATGALQIEGSKRATDLISDKNYRQQPYNFKHTSVADSPDIVHAKLSGQITNERLYKEKGVNDQHNYTITTERPEITQAKINAANFSEIKYRESWHTLRAQGYKLTMQDIPFQAAKSSTGIASDYQYKHNHLLEKGKHIGVKSVLEDPRLLHCLQAGRLASDQEYRKDALTASGQYHLTPDMINLVTAKNAQALASDQDYRKRLHEYTVLPDDMKVKWAKKAYDLQSEKLYKSDLSFMKGVAWDGVGAPQLESAKKAGELISDKKYRQLPGHLKFTSVADSPDIVHAKTSYQQCSERLYKSGKNDDMHKYTLHSDDPDFVRAKMNAQQISDKVYKASGEQVKTSGYDLRLDAIPFQTAKTSREIASDFRYKESHLKEKGQQVGLRCVEDDPKMVHSLAASKLQSNLEYKRQSKEERGQYKIHADQPEFLQAKKSQAQASDLSYRHKLHDYTCDPEQLNVKHAKQAYKLQSDVNYKSDLNWIRGVGWTPPGSHKAELARRAAELGLAEGVSTDEAIAKYQHMMMVYHQQQMEQQQQQMSEQAETSEEIQQGVNMDAMEVLHVKRKKTIQTVQKKSTSSTTTSFRSMEKKSSTSSSSSSAALQNTVRTSMSSKAAAIEDA from the exons ATGCAGTCCTGTGCCAGGTGTGGGTTTGTGGTCTACCCCGCTGAGAAGATCAACTGCATTGACCAG AACTGGCACAAAGCGTGTTTTCACTGCGATGTCTGTAAGATGGTTCTCACCGCCAACAACTTTGTCAGCCACAAGAAGAGGCCATACTGCTCCGT ACACAATCCGAGGAACAACACATTCACAAGTGTCTATGAGACGCCCATCAACATCAATGCGAAGAAGCAAACCAAGGCGAGCAGTGAG CTGAAGTATCGCGAAGATGGCGAGCGCTTTATGTCCACCTTCCATTATGACATGAGGTCCATGGAGCTGGAGAAGGCTCTCCTAGCCAAACAGATGGCCAGCCAG GCCTTTCATTCTCAGTCTGAgttctcacagcagcagcagacatggTATTCAGGCATGGTGACCAGCCAGGAGATAGTAACAATGTCTCAGGCACAGAGGGCCGTCAGTGAT GTGAAGTACACAGAGGAGTATGAGCAGTCCAAAGGAAAAGGCAGCTTCCCTGCCATGATCACACCAGGTTACCAGGCTGCTAAGAACGCCAACACCTTGGCCAGTAAT ctggaATATAAAAAGGGACATGAGGAGAGAGTTTCCAAGTACACCACATTTGTTGACCCCCCAGAGGTGATTCTGGCCAAGAAACAAGGACAAATTGTCAGCGAT TATGCATATACAGAAGAGtatgagcagcagagaggcaaaGGCAGTTTCCCTGCACATCTTACACCTGGATACAAGATGTCAAAGAAAGCCAGTGAGCAGGCCAGTGAT ATAAAGTATCGTCAGATGTATGAACAGGAGATGAAGGGTAAAGCCAGCACCGAGGCTGCAGTAGCTGAAGCAGTTCACGCCAGAGAAAATGCAGAGAACTTCAGCCAG ATTGCATATACTGAGGAGTATGAGCAGCAACGAGGCAAAGGAAGCTTCCCTGCAATGATCACTCCTGGTTATTATCTGGCAAAAAAGGCCCAGGAAAATGCAAGTAAT CTGAAATACAGAAAGGACTTAAGCAAGATGAAGGGCACCTCGCATTTCCACAGCTTGACATCCGAGGACAACCTGGCTCTGAAGAATGCCCGCAAGATCAACAAGCTTGTCAGTGAG GTGGAGTATAAGAAGGACTTGGAGAACACCAAAGGCCACAGCATCAATTTCTGTgagacaccacagtttcaaaATGCTGCTAAAGTTGCAAAGTTCACCAGTGAT AACAAGTACAAAGAGAAGTACACCAGCAATATGAGGGGCCACTATGAAGACTCAGGAATTGATAAGAAGACCATGCATGCCATGAAAGCCAGGAAGCTGGCGAGTGAT ATTTCTTACAAACAAGGCTGTGAGCAGGAGCAGGGTGAATACAACTACCCAGCCACCCTCACACCAGGTTACCAAAGCCAAAGGAAACTGGACCCACTCAAAGAC AAGAACTACAGGCAACATATTGACCAGGTCAAGTACAGTCCAGTGACAGACACGCCTGAGATTATTCTAGCAAAGAAAAACGCTCAGCTTGTCAGCAAT CTGAATTACAAAGCAGGCTATGAAAAGACGAAGCACCAGTACACACTGTCCCAGGATCTGCCCCAAATCCAAAAGGCCAAAGCCAACGCTGCTTTGTGCAGCGAT ATTAAATATAAAGAGGAGTGGGAAAAATCCAAGTCTAAAGCCTGCGACATCGGCATGGACGACCTGAGTATCAAAGCAGCCAAAGCTTCTCGAGACCTCGCCAGTGAT ATTAAATACAAAGAGATCTACATGAAGAACAAGGAAAAGGCAGTGGGGGTCAACATGAGCGACTCCAAGACTCTGCACTCTCTTCAAGTGGCCAAGATGAACAGCGAT ATTGAATACAAGAAGGGCTCCAAGGAGAGCCAGGCTCAGTTCACCCTCCCTATGGACATGGTCAACCTGAGCCACGCCAAAAAGGCTCAAGCCCTCGCCAGTGACCTGGAATATCGCACGAAGCTCCACGAGTACACCGTCATGCCGGATGACATCAAGGTCCAGCAGGCCAAAAAGGCGTATTCCCTTCAAAGCGAG AACCAGTATCGTTCAGACCTGAACTGGATGAAAGGAGTGGGCTGGGAGGCTGAAGGATGTCTGAACATAACCCAGGCCAAGAAAGCTGGAGATCTGCTTAGTGAT ACCAAATACCGTCAGAAGGCAGACAGCATCAAGTTCACCCAGGTGGCGGATGATCTCTCCATCAAACACGCCAAGAAGAGCCAGGAGCTGCAGAGCGAC CTGGTGTACAaggcaaacacagagcagatcATACACCAGTACACCATGACAAAGGACGAGCCTCTCTTCAGACAAGCCAAGGCTAATGCTGAGCTTCTCAGCGGG aaagtGTACAGGAGCAACTgggagaagcagagggagaagggCTTTGAGCTGAGTTTGGACTCTCTCGCTATACTCACCGCCAAAGCTAAGAGGGACCTGGCCAGTGAT GTGAAATACAAGGAGAAgtatgagaaaaacaaaggcaAGGTGATCGGTATTAAGTCAGTCAGCGACGACTCTCAGATGGCCCACTCTGCTCTGGCCACCAAACTACAGAGTGACCGCCACTACAAGAAGAACTACGAGGACACAAAGACCAAATACAG TGTTTCTCTGGACATGATGAACATCAGCCATGCCAAGAAGGCTCAAGACCTGGCAACCGAGACCAACTACAGGACTTTCCTCCATGAGTACACCACGCTGCCAACTGACATGAATGTTGCCTGGGCTAAGAAGGCCTATGGACTACAGAGCGAT AAACAGTACAGGTCAGATCTGAACTGGATGAAGGGCGTCGGCTGGGAGGCCTCAAAATCTCTGGACGTCCAGCAGGCCAAGAAAGCCGGAGAACTCGTCAGCGAG AAAAAGTACCGCCAGGATGTGAGCGCTCTGAGGTTTACCAGTGTTGAAAACACTCCGGAGATGGTCCAAGCCAAACTCAGCAACAAACTGGCCATTGAT AGGTTGTACAGGGAGAAGGGTGAAAACTTGAAGCACAACTACACGCTCAGTGGAGAGCTGCCGGAGATGGTGCAGGCCAAGCTCAATGCTATGAACATCAGTGAG AGCCATTACAAGGAATCCTGGACCAAGATACGTGATGGTGGTTACAAGCTGCGTCTGGATGCCATTCCTTTCCAGTCTGCCAAAGCATCTGCAGAGATCCTCAGCGAT CAAAAGTACAAAGAGGAGTTTGAGAAGACTAAAGGGAAGATGATCGGACTTAAGGGACTACAGGATGATTTGAACATTGCTCACTCGGTCCACGCCAGCAAGCTACAGAGCGAC ATTAAGTACAAGCAGGATTCAGCGAAGGAGCTCTCAAAGGTCCACCTGTCCATGGACATGATGGAGGTCGCCCATGCTAAAAAGGCCCAGTCGCTGGTCAGCGAGCAGGACTACAGACTCACCCTGCATCAGTACACCTCCCTGCCCGATGACATGAAGGTGCAGGCGGCCAAGAGAGCGTACGCCCTCCAGAGCGAG AATGTGTATCGCTCTGACCTGAACTACCTGCGTGGTGCCGCCTGGATCGCCACTGGGGCTCTGCAGATTGAAGGCTCCAAGAGGGCCACAGACCTCATCAGTGAT AAAAATTACCGCCAGCAGCCGTACAACTTCAAGCACACCTCTGTCGCTGACTCTCCAGATATCGTCCACGCCAAACTCAGTGGACAGATCACAAATGAA CGTTTGTACAAAGAGAAGGGGGTGAATGACCAACACAACTACACTATAACAACTGAGAGACCAGAGATTACACAAGCAAAGATCAATGCAGCCAACTTTAGCGAG atcAAGTACAGAGAGTCCTGGCACACCCTGAGGGCTCAGGGCTACAAACTCACCATGCAGGACATCCCCTTCCAGGCTGCCAAGAGCTCCACAGGCATCGCCAGTGAT TACCAGTACAAACACAACCACCTGCTGGAAAAGGGGAAACACATTGGTGTCAAGAGCGTCTTGGAAGACCCACGTCTCCTGCACTGCCTGCAGGCGGGCCGGCTGGCCAGCGACCAGGAATACCGCAAGGACGCACTGACAGCCAGCGGTCAGTACCACCTCACCCCAGACATGATTAATCTGGTGACGGCTAAGAACGCCCAGGCCCTGGCCAGCGATCAGGACTACAGGAAGAGGCTGCATGAGTACACAGTGCTTCCTGATGACATGAAAGTCAAGTGGGCCAAAAAGGCTTACGACCTGCAGAGTGAG AAACTCTACAAGTCAGACCTCAGTTTCATGAAGGGAGTGGCCTGGGACGGAGTGGGTGCACCTCAGCTGGAGTCGGCCAAAAAGGCTGGAGAACTTATCAGTGAT AAGAAGTACCGTCAGCTGCCTGGCCATCTGAAGTTCACCTCAGTGGCTGACTCTCCTGATATTGTCCATGCCAAGACGAGCTATCAACAGTGCAGTGAG AGGCTGTACAAATCTGGAAAGAATGATGACATGCATAAGTACACCTTACACTCAGATGATCCGGACTTTGTTCGAGCCAAGATGAATGCCCAGCAGATTAGTGAT AAAGTTTACAAGGCGTCTGGGGAGCAGGTAAAGACATCAGGCTATGACCTGAGGCTCGACGCCATTCCTTTCCAAACTGCCAAGACCTCCAGAGAAATCGCCAGTGAC TTCCGTTACAAGGAGTCCCATCTGAAAGAGAAGGGCCAACAGGTGGGGCTGCGCTGTGTGGAGGACGACCCTAAGATGGTGCACTCTCTGGCAGCCAGCAAGCTCCAGAGCAACCTGGAGTATAAACGTCAGTCCAAGGAGGAGCGCGGCCAGTACAAGATCCATGCTGACCAGCCTGAGTTTCTGCAGGCCAAGAAGAGTCAGGCGCAGGCCAGTGACCTCTCCTACCGCCACAAGCTCCACGACTACACCTGCGACCCCGAGCAGCTCAATGTCAAGCATGCCAAGCAGGCCTACAAGCTGCAGAGTGAT GTGAACTACAAATCAGACCTGAACTGGATCAGGGGAGTGGGCTGGACCCCTCCCGGCTCCCACAAGGCCGAGCTTGCCCGCCGGGCTGCAGAGCTGGGACTGGCCGAGGGAGTTAGCACTGACGAGGCTATCGCAAAGTACCAGCACATGATGATG GTGTATCACCAGCAGCagatggagcagcagcagcagcagatgtcaGAGCAGGCGGAGACGAGCGAGGAAATTCAACAAGGTGTCAACATGGACGCCATGGAGGTCCTTCACGTCAAGAGGAAGAAGACCATTCAGACCGTACAGAAAAAGTCAACCAGCAGCACCACAACCTCATTCAGATCCATGGAGAAGAAGTCCAGCACCAGCTCGTCCTCCTCGTCGGCTGCCCTCCAGAACACAGTCAGGACGTCTATGTCTAGTAAAGCTGCTGCGATAGAAGACGCATAG